From Pedobacter indicus, a single genomic window includes:
- the recC gene encoding exodeoxyribonuclease V subunit gamma: MGLNLNVSNSLPQLVDQLAEKLKQPLPTIFHPHYVVTQTEGMNNWLKIEIAARLGITANVQFLKPNDLITHVYYLLAGPYDQVLGTHSLQWILYEALNDTQFKSKFRHIAQYYDQSDIKRIAMAEKVADLFDQYQIYRPEMIEEWNSSSSTGDVESNWQKYLWLACVEKVGDKMPDKTRIAKFILRSLEDPHNQDTLKNRIPFINFFGISIITSYHLQVFHKLAEFIDVSFNLLNPAPDIYWFEDKSEKYLAKWRNRERLQPHTYEAPIEGNSLLTNWGKVIQDTFGLFFEEDIFLNQYRDQGIEPNTHTLLSKIQNDIYLNAVRDDRNNLLHSDLSDGSLSINSCFTPVREVEVLYNYLTQLVDANPDRYSPRDIVVMVTDIDLYAPFIKAIFDSAPYKYPYAIADERLDQGDSLFGAVNAILQLDTQSLKAEEVIQLLDWNLIKRRFQLNDISLLRQAVDLANIRFGIHGDERDDTVHVSWQNGLNRIMYGICMQTEDQYCLDTGCFFPVDIAEGERAEELIRFTHFVNVLIDFLSQQNAERTLADWGDYMIRLVNNLIYFAEEEENQDYQVLLSYVEKINLLSFEDTEKISYSVFRHNFLNIISGESRTANFASGGITFCSLIPMRSIPFKIVALLGMNAAQFPRKEIQSGFNMIQQKPKKGDRNLKDNDKHLFLETVLSAQEHLFISYIGKNVKDNTSLPPSILVDELIDYIVSGITDSNEEDALETLVIQHPLHSFSPQPLGVSNYLGIKGHSYDPKSFIKPGTEKREPINELSIQELVSFFKDPFAYYYKQVLNINYDERDLLLRETELFELDRIDLWLVKNDLLILEEEQLSDYIDSGIKKGTLPLKNVAVHALAELGEELKGTKKRLQNYVDGHSEKSLPVALDIDGMFISGNIENIFNDKILMVTFSSDNTKHLLELYIYYLLAQASGAPYNAVLIDHKKGTVLQFSGGMIDYKAAKDRLSYLVQLYRGAHQELFIFHPNFENDPKKLEKQDHKALQKAVENLCKYNYYIAREYQAGLFESQSTFEQYIENSRLVFSDLYAILQH, encoded by the coding sequence ATGGGATTAAATCTGAATGTTTCAAATTCGCTGCCGCAGCTGGTCGATCAGCTTGCTGAAAAGCTCAAACAGCCACTCCCTACGATTTTTCATCCCCATTATGTCGTAACGCAGACTGAGGGTATGAACAATTGGTTGAAAATAGAAATTGCCGCTCGTTTGGGAATTACGGCAAACGTCCAATTTTTAAAACCGAACGATCTGATTACGCATGTTTATTACTTACTTGCTGGCCCATATGATCAGGTTCTAGGTACTCACAGCTTGCAATGGATTTTATATGAAGCTTTAAACGACACCCAGTTCAAAAGCAAATTTCGGCATATCGCTCAATATTATGATCAGAGTGACATCAAGCGGATCGCGATGGCAGAAAAAGTAGCCGATCTATTTGATCAGTATCAAATCTATCGCCCCGAAATGATTGAAGAGTGGAATAGCTCATCGTCTACCGGAGATGTCGAATCAAATTGGCAAAAATACCTATGGCTTGCTTGTGTAGAAAAAGTAGGTGACAAAATGCCCGATAAAACACGGATAGCTAAATTTATTCTCCGTTCGCTAGAAGATCCACATAATCAGGATACGCTAAAGAACCGTATCCCCTTTATTAACTTTTTTGGAATCTCCATCATCACATCATACCACCTTCAGGTATTTCACAAACTAGCGGAATTTATTGATGTCTCCTTTAATCTTCTCAATCCGGCACCCGATATTTATTGGTTTGAGGATAAAAGTGAGAAATACCTGGCAAAGTGGAGAAATCGCGAGCGCCTTCAGCCTCATACCTATGAGGCTCCGATTGAAGGTAATTCTTTGCTCACCAATTGGGGAAAGGTGATACAAGATACATTTGGACTTTTCTTCGAGGAGGATATCTTTCTCAATCAATATCGCGATCAGGGAATAGAGCCTAATACCCATACTTTGTTAAGTAAAATTCAGAATGACATTTATCTTAACGCAGTTCGGGATGATCGAAACAATTTGCTGCATAGCGATTTGAGTGACGGCTCACTTTCAATTAACTCGTGTTTTACGCCCGTTCGGGAAGTCGAGGTCCTCTACAATTATTTGACGCAACTAGTTGATGCCAATCCGGATCGTTATTCGCCGAGGGACATCGTGGTCATGGTTACGGATATAGATCTGTATGCGCCTTTTATAAAGGCTATTTTTGATTCTGCCCCCTATAAATATCCGTATGCCATTGCCGATGAAAGATTAGATCAGGGAGACAGCTTATTTGGAGCGGTGAACGCCATCCTGCAACTCGACACCCAATCCCTAAAAGCAGAGGAGGTAATCCAATTGCTCGACTGGAACCTCATCAAACGTCGCTTCCAATTGAACGACATCTCTCTGTTGCGGCAGGCAGTTGACCTGGCAAACATTCGTTTTGGTATCCATGGCGACGAACGTGACGACACGGTTCATGTCAGTTGGCAAAATGGGCTAAATCGGATCATGTACGGTATCTGTATGCAAACGGAAGATCAATATTGCTTGGATACAGGCTGTTTTTTCCCGGTTGACATCGCAGAAGGTGAGCGTGCAGAAGAGCTGATTCGATTTACACATTTCGTGAATGTATTAATCGATTTCCTAAGTCAACAAAACGCAGAACGAACTTTAGCCGACTGGGGTGACTATATGATCCGGTTAGTGAATAACTTGATATATTTTGCGGAAGAAGAAGAAAACCAAGATTATCAGGTGTTATTGTCTTATGTAGAGAAAATAAACCTTCTGTCGTTTGAAGATACGGAAAAGATCAGCTATTCGGTATTTAGGCACAATTTTTTAAACATCATCTCTGGAGAGAGCCGGACGGCCAATTTTGCTTCCGGGGGAATTACTTTCTGTTCGCTGATCCCGATGCGGAGTATACCTTTCAAAATTGTAGCACTGTTAGGCATGAATGCTGCTCAGTTTCCACGAAAAGAAATACAAAGTGGCTTCAACATGATTCAGCAAAAGCCCAAAAAAGGGGATAGAAATCTCAAAGATAATGACAAACACTTGTTTTTAGAGACGGTATTATCTGCTCAAGAGCATTTGTTTATCAGCTATATTGGAAAAAATGTAAAGGATAATACAAGTTTACCACCTTCTATTTTGGTAGACGAACTGATTGACTACATTGTCAGTGGAATTACGGACAGCAATGAAGAAGATGCATTGGAAACACTGGTCATACAACATCCGTTGCATAGTTTTTCGCCACAACCTTTGGGGGTATCTAACTATTTGGGTATCAAAGGTCACTCTTATGATCCTAAGAGTTTCATTAAACCAGGGACAGAAAAAAGAGAACCGATAAACGAATTAAGTATTCAGGAACTTGTTAGTTTTTTTAAAGATCCCTTTGCCTATTATTATAAGCAGGTATTAAATATTAATTACGATGAGCGTGACCTCTTGTTGCGGGAAACTGAATTGTTTGAGTTGGATCGAATAGACCTGTGGCTAGTTAAAAATGACCTGCTTATTTTAGAAGAAGAACAGCTTTCTGATTACATCGATTCCGGTATCAAAAAAGGGACGCTGCCTTTGAAGAATGTGGCCGTTCATGCGCTTGCCGAACTGGGGGAAGAGCTGAAAGGAACCAAGAAAAGACTACAGAACTATGTAGATGGCCATTCAGAAAAGTCACTACCAGTTGCACTTGATATTGACGGAATGTTTATCAGTGGTAACATTGAAAACATCTTCAACGACAAGATTCTAATGGTTACGTTTTCGAGCGATAATACCAAGCACTTATTGGAGCTTTACATATACTATCTTCTGGCTCAGGCAAGCGGCGCACCTTACAATGCTGTGCTGATCGATCATAAAAAAGGTACAGTTCTTCAGTTTTCAGGGGGTATGATTGATTACAAAGCAGCTAAAGACCGCTTGAGTTATTTAGTACAGTTGTATCGTGGCGCACATCAAGAATTGTTTATATTTCATCCTAATTTTGAAAACGATCCAAAAAAATTAGAAAAGCAAGATCATAAAGCGCTTCAAAAAGCGGTCGAAAACCTCTGTAAGTATAATTATTATATCGCGCGTGAATATCAAGCAGGTTTGTTTGAAAGTCAATCCACTTTTGAGCAATATATCGAGAATTCCCGCCTTGTATTTTCAGACTTGTACGCCATTCTTCAACATTGA
- the recD gene encoding exodeoxyribonuclease V subunit alpha: MLTINNVHEQFASFFEGEKLKPFAYLVSKLLSEGHICLNLNDIISQEIEFPVLYKNLQELEEDLRAEKLVGSSFDENQPFILHNSRFYIQRYFVYESVILKKIERFLEREKEEMVQRKEALLTQRDMIADLFDNQEPLDHLSLEEQIDWQQIACILAALNNFTIITGGPGTGKTTTTARLLTILRKLNPDLTIGLAAPTGKAAGRLSESLNGQEATTIHRLLKTIPNTHRFFYNEDNPLHFDVVIVDEVSMVDVALFAKLLSAIDDDTRLILLGDKDQLASVEAGSLFRDLCLSQSQSNPLTQTVADFVNSFIEDKQRALPASYYGEAGQSLLSNHIIELKRSRRFDSRQGIGKLSKAIINNDVDQIRYFIEERDSEQISIDTAYSEKIFHQAIEEYADFINEPDIKKAIEKFDCLRVLCAIREGEYGLYQINKKIEDFLSRRGLIQPLQEFYHNRPIIITRNYHNLELYNGDVGIIRHNEDGELMAYFDTGDNLKVVAPGLISQCETVFAMTIHKSQGSEYDKVLIVLPQIENINLLTRELLYTAITRAKKSVTIQANEATLYTTAHRQVRRASGIGERMKRGEQWD, translated from the coding sequence ATGCTGACAATTAATAATGTTCATGAACAATTTGCATCTTTTTTTGAAGGTGAAAAGCTGAAGCCTTTTGCCTACCTTGTTTCAAAGCTCTTAAGCGAAGGGCATATTTGTCTCAACCTCAATGACATCATTAGCCAGGAGATCGAATTTCCGGTTCTTTATAAAAACCTTCAAGAATTAGAAGAAGATCTTCGGGCCGAAAAACTTGTTGGTAGCTCTTTTGACGAAAACCAACCTTTTATTCTGCACAACTCGCGTTTTTATATACAACGGTATTTTGTCTACGAAAGCGTGATCTTGAAAAAGATCGAACGGTTTTTGGAACGTGAAAAAGAAGAGATGGTGCAAAGAAAAGAAGCCTTATTGACACAGCGGGATATGATCGCTGACTTATTTGATAATCAGGAACCCCTTGATCATCTTTCTTTAGAAGAACAAATCGACTGGCAACAGATTGCTTGTATTCTTGCTGCTCTGAACAACTTTACGATTATTACCGGGGGGCCGGGTACCGGTAAGACAACGACTACTGCAAGACTGTTGACCATATTGCGGAAGCTTAATCCCGATTTGACGATCGGCTTAGCGGCGCCGACAGGTAAAGCCGCAGGACGGTTGTCAGAATCGTTAAATGGGCAGGAAGCAACAACCATTCACCGTTTACTAAAAACCATTCCCAACACACATCGCTTTTTTTATAATGAGGACAATCCATTGCATTTTGATGTTGTCATTGTAGACGAAGTTTCAATGGTCGATGTGGCGCTTTTTGCAAAACTACTCTCGGCTATAGATGATGATACAAGGTTAATTTTGCTGGGTGACAAAGACCAGCTGGCGTCGGTAGAAGCCGGAAGCTTATTCCGTGACCTCTGTCTTTCCCAAAGCCAGTCTAATCCGCTCACTCAAACCGTGGCGGATTTTGTAAACTCATTTATCGAAGATAAGCAACGAGCCTTGCCAGCGTCTTATTATGGCGAAGCTGGCCAATCTTTATTAAGCAATCATATTATCGAATTAAAACGAAGTAGACGCTTCGATAGCCGCCAGGGGATAGGCAAGCTTAGTAAAGCGATCATCAATAACGATGTCGATCAAATAAGGTATTTCATAGAGGAAAGGGATTCAGAACAGATTTCGATTGACACGGCTTACTCAGAAAAAATATTTCACCAAGCTATTGAAGAGTATGCTGATTTTATCAATGAGCCAGACATCAAAAAAGCGATTGAAAAGTTCGATTGTTTAAGGGTTCTATGTGCGATCCGGGAAGGTGAATATGGGCTATACCAGATCAATAAAAAGATAGAAGATTTCTTAAGCCGTCGTGGCCTCATTCAGCCATTGCAGGAGTTTTATCATAACCGGCCGATCATTATTACAAGAAACTATCATAATTTGGAACTCTACAATGGTGACGTAGGGATTATTCGACATAACGAAGACGGAGAGCTGATGGCTTATTTCGATACGGGGGATAATCTGAAAGTGGTGGCTCCGGGTTTGATCAGTCAATGCGAAACTGTTTTTGCGATGACAATCCATAAAAGTCAGGGTTCAGAATATGATAAGGTGCTTATCGTATTACCCCAAATAGAAAATATTAACCTATTAACGCGTGAGCTGCTCTATACGGCAATCACCAGAGCAAAAAAATCGGTAACTATACAAGCGAATGAAGCAACCTTGTACACAACTGCGCATCGTCAGGTGAGGCGAGCTTCGGGAATAGGCGAACGAATGAAAAGGGGAGAGCAATGGGATTAA
- a CDS encoding OsmC family protein, translating into MNKQHKYKLTVKWTGNKGHGTFDSRLYGRDHRIVIANKPDILGSSDPKFRGDADKHNPEELLLASLSSCHMLWYLDLCASAGVVVVDYRDNAVGIMEEKSDRSGHFTEVTLQPVVTVAESSMVKTANELHKEANKLCFIANSVNFPVYHHPSCLVL; encoded by the coding sequence ATGAACAAGCAGCATAAATATAAACTTACTGTCAAATGGACAGGGAATAAAGGTCATGGTACGTTTGATTCAAGGCTTTATGGTCGTGACCATCGTATCGTCATCGCAAACAAACCTGATATTTTGGGTTCATCTGACCCTAAATTTCGAGGTGATGCAGACAAACATAACCCCGAAGAACTCTTGCTCGCTTCCCTTTCAAGCTGCCACATGCTATGGTATCTGGATTTATGTGCCTCTGCGGGTGTGGTGGTGGTCGACTACCGGGACAATGCGGTAGGAATAATGGAGGAAAAGTCAGATCGTAGCGGTCATTTTACTGAGGTGACTTTGCAACCCGTTGTCACAGTCGCTGAGTCATCAATGGTTAAAACCGCAAATGAGCTCCATAAAGAAGCCAATAAATTGTGCTTCATTGCCAACTCCGTAAACTTTCCTGTGTACCATCACCCTAGCTGTTTAGTGCTATAG
- a CDS encoding M23 family metallopeptidase has translation MKINVYALRVIVLFSIGLLISFISFSAFNTEKTDRPSADKMVETNIDDDAKHVPEFRYGIDINLFDIEDNKVKRNEFLSTILSRYDIDPVTIANIVDKSKPVFNVRTIAAGKPYTVLTEKNDNKIAYFIYEPNPAEYIVYDLRDSILITAHQKESETRIEDVGGTINSSLYGTLSENGGDPDLAVHLSKIFGGVINFYSIKEGDWFKIRYERQYVEDEPYGSSKILSAIFNHNGKEYEAHFFQPDSLSEGEYYDAEGNSLRRSFLKAPLKFSRISSRYSKRRLHPVQKVWKAHLGTDYAAPHGTPIVSTGDGVVIESGFTRGNGNYVKIKHNSTYTTQYLHMSKRAARKGQRIKQGQVIGYVGSTGLATGPHVCYRFWKNGQQVDPLRQNFKAATPISAEYKNAFSHHITQQNMEMAVISIENGITEEPVLALYEERPSAIFKYFGNEG, from the coding sequence ATGAAAATAAACGTATATGCATTAAGAGTTATCGTACTCTTCTCTATCGGCTTATTAATAAGCTTCATTTCCTTCTCCGCATTCAACACCGAAAAAACAGATAGACCCTCGGCGGACAAGATGGTCGAAACCAACATAGATGATGATGCAAAACATGTGCCAGAATTTAGGTATGGTATCGATATAAACCTTTTCGATATTGAGGACAATAAAGTTAAAAGAAATGAGTTTCTTTCAACAATCCTGTCGCGCTATGACATCGATCCGGTAACCATCGCCAATATCGTAGACAAATCAAAACCGGTCTTCAATGTACGCACGATAGCAGCGGGGAAGCCGTACACGGTTTTGACTGAAAAAAATGATAATAAAATCGCTTATTTCATATATGAACCAAATCCGGCAGAATATATCGTCTATGATCTGCGGGATTCAATTTTGATAACTGCACACCAAAAGGAATCTGAAACGCGGATTGAGGATGTTGGTGGAACCATTAACAGCTCGTTATATGGGACATTGAGTGAAAATGGCGGTGATCCGGACTTAGCTGTACATCTTTCAAAGATTTTTGGCGGGGTGATTAATTTTTACTCCATTAAGGAAGGAGATTGGTTTAAAATTCGTTATGAGCGTCAATATGTTGAGGATGAGCCCTACGGAAGCAGTAAAATTCTTTCAGCCATATTTAATCATAATGGTAAGGAATATGAAGCTCATTTTTTCCAGCCCGATAGTCTTTCTGAAGGCGAGTACTATGATGCAGAAGGAAACAGCCTCCGCAGATCATTCTTAAAAGCACCCTTAAAGTTTAGTCGTATAAGCTCTCGTTATTCGAAAAGAAGATTACATCCTGTTCAAAAAGTATGGAAAGCGCATTTGGGGACCGATTATGCAGCACCACATGGAACACCCATTGTATCAACGGGAGATGGTGTGGTAATTGAATCGGGTTTTACGCGCGGCAATGGTAATTATGTAAAGATTAAACATAACAGTACCTATACCACTCAATATCTTCATATGAGCAAGCGTGCAGCCAGAAAGGGGCAACGCATAAAACAAGGACAAGTAATTGGCTATGTAGGCAGTACGGGCTTAGCGACTGGTCCGCATGTTTGTTATAGATTCTGGAAAAACGGACAACAGGTTGACCCCCTGCGACAGAACTTCAAAGCTGCTACACCTATTTCGGCTGAATATAAAAATGCTTTTTCACACCATATCACCCAGCAAAATATGGAAATGGCGGTAATCAGTATAGAAAATGGCATCACAGAAGAGCCAGTCTTGGCTTTGTATGAAGAAAGACCATCCGCTATTTTTAAATACTTTGGTAACGAGGGTTAA
- a CDS encoding gliding motility protein RemB has translation MKQSYFVSSRLWVLVFGILCLGPAITYGQATYQPYSYHFYQKLNRTQYSPNTRQHTALKPFIIDSVLKPQYDSLMDMGVSARSSWLENKLFNEHLIQVEQEGSRFYADILPDLYLGRDFAGGGKNTFLRTVGVQLGGSIDDRFSYYVSAYHNRSIFPDYVNDFINQYQVVPGQTLGDVNESVQDWNYITANLSYTPTKYLNISLAYDKNFIGDGYRSMLLSDVSSNYTSLKLTGKLGNVQYMSMWSYMIDPMAPELLQDKTRGKFGAFQYLDWNVTDRLSLGFFQSIIWANRTEVDGQRGFELSYLNPIIFLRPIESSDPGSPDKMHLGLNTKYKILDNVTAYGQFLLGEFTAKEFFAGDGYAHNKWGAQIGLRGFDAFGVQNLNFLGELNMARPYTYTHFDPVSNYSHFSQPLAHPMGANFRELVGIVNYSYKRFDVSVQGNYSVYGRDENDDVNNGKDIFKSYRTIENMYGNEIGQGLKTNLGYLDGRVSYLFNPKYNLRLELGGVLRRESNDLRRNTSAMLTFGLRSSFRNLYYDY, from the coding sequence ATGAAACAATCTTACTTCGTATCTTCGAGGCTTTGGGTGCTTGTTTTTGGTATTCTGTGCCTCGGTCCAGCAATTACATATGGTCAGGCGACCTACCAGCCATATTCTTATCATTTTTATCAGAAGTTAAATCGAACACAATACAGTCCTAATACGAGGCAACATACGGCTTTAAAGCCTTTCATCATTGATTCGGTACTGAAACCTCAATATGATTCATTGATGGATATGGGGGTTTCAGCGCGCAGCAGCTGGTTAGAAAACAAACTTTTTAACGAGCATTTAATCCAAGTAGAACAGGAAGGCAGCAGATTTTATGCCGATATTCTGCCAGATCTGTACCTGGGTCGTGATTTCGCTGGAGGCGGCAAGAATACATTCCTCCGAACCGTAGGTGTGCAATTGGGCGGATCAATAGACGACCGATTTTCATACTATGTGAGCGCTTACCATAATCGGTCTATTTTCCCCGATTATGTAAATGATTTTATTAATCAATATCAGGTGGTTCCCGGACAAACGCTGGGTGATGTGAATGAAAGTGTTCAAGATTGGAATTATATAACCGCAAACCTGTCATATACCCCCACGAAATACCTTAATATTAGCCTCGCATACGATAAAAACTTTATCGGCGATGGCTACCGGTCCATGCTATTATCTGATGTAAGCTCCAATTATACATCACTGAAGCTTACCGGTAAGTTGGGTAATGTTCAGTACATGAGCATGTGGTCCTATATGATCGATCCCATGGCGCCGGAGTTGTTACAGGATAAAACCAGAGGTAAGTTTGGTGCATTTCAGTATTTAGACTGGAATGTAACAGATCGCTTATCACTGGGCTTCTTTCAATCCATCATATGGGCTAATCGTACCGAAGTGGATGGTCAGCGCGGATTCGAACTGTCTTATTTAAACCCGATCATCTTCCTCCGTCCTATTGAATCTTCGGACCCTGGTTCGCCAGATAAAATGCACCTCGGACTGAATACAAAATACAAGATCCTGGATAATGTAACTGCTTATGGTCAGTTTCTTTTGGGTGAATTTACAGCGAAGGAGTTTTTTGCCGGCGACGGTTATGCGCATAACAAGTGGGGAGCCCAAATTGGTCTTCGTGGCTTTGATGCATTCGGTGTCCAGAATTTGAATTTTTTAGGTGAATTGAATATGGCACGCCCTTATACATATACACACTTTGACCCGGTCAGTAATTACAGCCACTTCTCTCAGCCCCTTGCCCACCCTATGGGTGCAAACTTTAGGGAGCTAGTTGGGATCGTGAATTATTCCTATAAACGTTTTGATGTATCGGTACAGGGAAACTACTCCGTATATGGACGTGATGAAAATGACGACGTTAATAACGGTAAAGATATTTTCAAATCGTACAGAACAATCGAAAATATGTACGGAAATGAAATTGGACAGGGCTTGAAAACAAATCTAGGTTATTTGGATGGACGTGTTTCCTACCTGTTTAATCCAAAATATAATCTGCGTTTGGAATTGGGGGGTGTACTGCGTCGGGAAAGCAACGATTTGAGGCGGAACACCTCTGCAATGCTTACTTTTGGCCTTCGGTCTTCCTTCCGAAATCTTTATTACGACTATTAA
- a CDS encoding gliding motility protein RemB, translating to MKNNYAYSIRALIFLLGTLIVSLDAAKAQMTYQPYSYHFYQKLNRSLYNKNTKVHTAIKPMVLDSVTELLYDSLMNVGYVERSTWGGRKLWNEHLIDVQKDDYTFYADFIPDFQIGRDFAGGGKTTWLNTRGFQAGGTISDKFFFHTSGYENQGVFPDYVDEFINENRVVPGQMYGKIGKETQDWAYVSAIVSYAPVKNIHLSLAYGKDFIGDGYRSMLLSDISSNKTSFKFNGTFGDVSIMSIWSYMLNPRETENEEFGRSRSLRKYGAFQYVDWNATNELSLGVFHSFLWGNRSSVFYMPDSSGLALPEGESNMMQVGVNAKYKVLDKAALYGQVLLSRNVAAQIGFRGFDAFGIQNLNFLGEFNMAQPYSYADGDPLTSYSNYHQPLAHPFGANFNEFVGIVNYSIQKFDFSIQGNYGKYGLDPNQADNYGKNIFKPYYEPYDQGSSIGQGLSTSLAYLDGRVAYILNPKYNLRLEAGATFRRESNSEWKKSTGMLTLGLRASFRNLYYDF from the coding sequence ATGAAAAACAATTACGCTTATTCTATTCGGGCGCTTATATTCTTGCTGGGGACGCTAATCGTATCTTTAGACGCCGCCAAAGCACAAATGACCTATCAACCCTATTCTTATCATTTTTATCAGAAGCTGAACCGGTCGCTCTACAATAAAAACACGAAGGTCCATACGGCTATCAAACCCATGGTTTTGGATTCGGTAACAGAGCTACTTTACGATTCGCTAATGAATGTGGGTTATGTTGAACGCAGCACATGGGGTGGTCGGAAATTATGGAATGAGCACTTGATTGACGTTCAAAAGGACGATTATACATTCTATGCTGACTTTATTCCGGACTTTCAAATAGGAAGGGATTTTGCAGGTGGAGGAAAAACGACCTGGTTAAATACTCGAGGATTTCAGGCAGGTGGTACCATTTCAGATAAATTCTTTTTCCATACCAGTGGTTATGAGAATCAAGGCGTGTTCCCGGATTATGTAGACGAATTTATCAATGAAAACCGCGTAGTACCCGGACAAATGTATGGCAAAATAGGGAAGGAGACACAAGACTGGGCTTATGTGTCTGCAATCGTTTCCTATGCCCCAGTTAAAAACATCCATCTTTCCTTGGCGTATGGAAAAGATTTTATTGGTGACGGTTACCGGTCCATGTTATTGTCAGATATCTCCTCTAATAAAACTTCATTTAAGTTTAATGGAACGTTCGGTGACGTAAGTATCATGAGTATATGGTCCTATATGCTTAACCCGCGGGAAACAGAAAATGAAGAATTTGGTCGTAGCCGTAGTTTGAGAAAATACGGTGCTTTCCAATATGTCGACTGGAATGCAACCAACGAGTTATCTCTTGGCGTGTTCCATTCTTTTCTATGGGGCAACCGATCTTCGGTGTTTTATATGCCAGATTCATCTGGTTTAGCTCTTCCGGAGGGAGAATCGAATATGATGCAGGTGGGTGTTAACGCAAAATATAAAGTTTTAGACAAAGCGGCACTTTATGGTCAGGTTCTGTTGAGCAGGAATGTGGCTGCTCAAATTGGTTTCAGAGGTTTTGACGCATTTGGAATTCAGAACTTAAACTTCTTAGGTGAGTTCAATATGGCGCAGCCGTATAGCTACGCCGATGGCGACCCCTTAACTTCATATAGTAATTATCACCAACCGCTGGCACATCCGTTTGGTGCTAATTTCAATGAATTTGTCGGAATCGTAAACTATTCGATTCAGAAGTTTGATTTCTCTATTCAAGGCAACTACGGAAAATATGGCTTGGATCCGAATCAAGCAGACAATTATGGTAAGAATATATTTAAACCCTATTACGAGCCCTACGATCAGGGATCGAGTATCGGCCAGGGTCTATCGACTAGTTTAGCTTATCTTGACGGGAGGGTAGCCTATATTTTGAACCCAAAATATAATCTACGTCTTGAAGCGGGAGCAACCTTCCGGAGAGAGAGCAATAGCGAATGGAAGAAAAGTACCGGGATGCTAACTCTGGGACTCAGAGCTTCGTTTAGAAATCTTTATTACGATTTTTAA